Proteins found in one Primulina eburnea isolate SZY01 chromosome 16, ASM2296580v1, whole genome shotgun sequence genomic segment:
- the LOC140816277 gene encoding glutamate--cysteine ligase, chloroplastic-like: MAMMSQSSSSRWISNEIQCRVGHNGVKSSVSTMEAPKTKEIFSGLRPPSWNSLKAAQKSRLDVSGAELFRGHRFIVAASPPTDDAVVAAEPLTKEDLVGYLASGCKTKEKWRIGTEHEKFGFETGTLQPMKYEQIAEMLNSISERFDWDKLMEGDYVIGLKQGKQSISLEPGGQFELSGAPVETLHQTCAEVNSHLYQVKAVAEELGIGFLGIGFQPKWRREVIPVMPKGRYEIMRNYMPKVGSLGLDMMFRTCTVQVNLDFSSEADMIRKFRAGLALQPIATAIFANSPFTEGKPNGYLSMRSQIWTDTDNNRAGMLPFVFDDSFGFERYVDYALDVPMYFVYRKKKYINCAGMSFRDFMAGKLPCLPGDYPTLNDWENHLTTIFPEVRLKRYLEMRGADGGPWRRLCALPAFWVGLLYDEVSLQNVLDMIADWTPEERQMLRNKVPKSGLKTPFRDGLLKHVAQDVVKLAKDGLERRGFKETNFLNEVSEVVKTGITPAEKLLELYHGKWGQSVDPVFEELLY, from the exons ATGGCGATGATGTCCCAATCTAGCTCATCACGCTGGATATCTAATGAAATACAGTGTAGAGTTGGACATAATGGAGTTAAAAGCAGTGTTAGCACAATGGAGGCACCGAAAACGAAGGAAATCTTCTCTGGTTTACGTCCACCTTCTTGGAATTCCTTAAAGGCAGCACAAAAATCGCGTTTAGATGTCTCTGGAGCAGAACTTTTTCGAGGACATCGATTTATTGTTGCTGCAAGTCCTCCCACTGATGATGCTGTTGTTGCAGCAGAGCCACTGACCAAAGAAGATCTTGTAGGTTACCTTGCTTCTGGCTGCAAGACGAAGGAAAAATGGAG GATAGGGACTGAGCATGAAAAATTTGGGTTCGAAACTGGAACTTTACAACCCATGAAGTATGAACAAATAGCCGAGATGCTTAATTCTATTTCCGAGAGATTTGATTGGGATAAGTTAATGGAAGGTGACTACGTTATTGGACTCAAACAG GGAAAACAAAGTATCTCCTTGGAGCCCGGTGGCCAGTTCGAGCTCAGTGGTGCACCTGTTGAAACTCTGCATCAAACATGTGCTGAAGTTAATTCACATCTTTACCAG gtTAAAGCCGTTGCAGAGGAGTTGGGGATTGGATTCCTAGGAATTGGCTTTCAGCCCAAATGGAGACGTGAAGTTATTCCAGTAATGCCCAAG GGAAGATACGAGATCATGAGAAATTACATGCCCAAAGTTGGGTCACTTGGACTTGATATGATGTTTCGAACTTGCACAGTCCAG GTCAATCTCGATTTTAGTTCTGAAGCTGACATGATAAGGAAGTTTCGAGCTGGTCTTGCCTTACAACCT ATAGCTACGGCAATATTTGCAAATTCGCCATTCACTGAGGGAAAGCCAAATGGTTATCTTAGCATGAGAAG CCAAATTTGGACCGATACTGACAATAACCGAGCTGGGATGCTGCCTTTTGTGTTTGATGACTCTTTTGG GTTTGAACGATATGTAGATTATGCTCTTGATGTGCCAATGTACTTTGTCTATCGGAAGAAAAAGTACATTAATTGTGCTGGGATGTCCTTCAGG GATTTTATGGCTGGTAAACTTCCTTGTCTTCCTGGTGATTATCCTACTCTAAACGATTGGGAGAATCATTTGACAACAATATTTCCTGAG GTTAGGCTTAAAAGATACTTGGAAATGAGAGGTGCTGATGGAGGGCCTTGGAGGAGGCTATGTGCTCTACCTGCTTTCTGG gTAGGTCTCCTCTATGACGAGGTCTCTCTACAAAATGTCCTGGACATGATAGCTGATTGGACTCCAGAGGAAAGACAGATGCTAAGGAATAAG GTACCAAAGAGTGGCCTCAAGACACCATTTCGGGATGGACTGCTGAAGCATGTTGCCCAAGACGTCGTGAAGTTGGCAAAG gatggcttAGAAAGGAGAGGCTTTAAGGAGACTAATTTCCTGAATGAAGTGAGTGAAGTGGTTAAAACTG GCATAACACCAGCTGAAAAGCTCCTCGAACTGTACCACGGGAAGTGGGGACAAAGCGTTGATCCCGTTTTTGAGGAGCTGCTATATTGA